The following coding sequences are from one Mus pahari chromosome X, PAHARI_EIJ_v1.1, whole genome shotgun sequence window:
- the Frmd7 gene encoding FERM domain-containing protein 7 isoform X1 yields the protein MLHLKVQFLDDSQKIFVVDQKSSGEALFNLSCGHLNLAEKEYFGLEFCSHSGNNVWLELLKPITKQVKNPKEVVFKFMVKFFPVDPGHLREELTRYLFTLQIKKDLALGRLPCSDNCTALMVSHILQSELGDFHEETVRKHLVQTQYLPSQTCLESKIMQFHQQHIGRSPAESDILLLDIARKLDMYGIRPQPASDGEGMQIHLAVAHMGVLVLRGNTKINTFNWAKIRKLSFKRKHFLIKLHANILVLCKDTLEFTMASRDACKAFWKTCVEYHAFFRLSEEPKSKPKTLLCSKGSSFRYSGRTQRQLLEYGKKGRLKSLPFERKQYPSQYHERQCRSSPDILSDVSKQVEDLRLTYGSSYYRNVNGVHTSESMLDSRRRNSAVEVTFAAELEHSKPEAEATSLHPSQSSSSFTFIYADPVFNTDPEPIDFFEERSPLSSFQTNSKFVDSHTSKASPARQLTYTDVPYIPCTSQKVDIMPPQVFFYVDKPPQVPRRSLIMAEESMRPDGYVDHSAIKPAKRSPRNMRIKSLQQDLQELQEAMARTSGRSNINVEPEEEDLHLDDAFAYNLQEQTPKRSQSQSDMKTIRFPFGSEFRPLGPCPALTRKTDLFSCPFAEQEFPTVLMDQSSAERYVASESSDSESEILKPDYYSLYGKGTKSPRARIRLSSGSLQLEEEDETISFATPGAEDRTLLKPCNYFLA from the exons CAAAAATCATCTGGAGAGGCACTCTTCAACCTGAGCTGCGGCCATCTCAATCTTGCTGAAAAGGAATATTTTGGATTAGAATTCTGCAGCCATTCTGGAAATAAT GTTTGGTTGGAACTTCTGAAGCCCATAACAAAGCAAGTCAAAA ATCCTAAGGAGGttgttttcaaatttatggtGAAATTTTTCCCAGTGGACCCCGGACATCTTCGGGAAGAACTCACAAG GTATCTTTTTACTCTTCAAATAAAGAAGGATTTGGCTCTGGGAAGGCTTCCATGCAGTGACAACTGCACAGCTTTAATGGTGTCGCACATCTTACAAT CAGAATTAGGAGACTTCCATGAAGAAACAGTTAGGAAACATCTGGTGCAAACACAGTACTTACCAAGCCAAACCTGTTTAGAGAGCAAGATCATGCAATTTCATCAGCAGCACAT AGGTCGGAGCCCAGCTGAATCAGACATTCTGCTACTGGACATAGCAAGGAAGCTGGATATGTATGGCATCAGACCGCAGCCCGCCAGTGATGGTGAAGGGATGCAGATTCACCTGGCTGTTGCTCACATGGGAGTACTGGTGTTACGG GGAAACACAAAGATTAACACTTTCAACTGGGCTAAGATTCGCAAGTTGAGTTTTAAGAGGAAGCATTTTCTCATCAAACTTCATGCTAATATTTTG GTGTTGTGCAAAGACACTTTGGAGTTCACCATGGCTAGCCGAGATGCGTGCAAGGCTTTCTGGAAGACTTGTGTGGAGTACCATGCTTTTTTCAGGCTCTCTGAGGAGCCCAAATCAAAGCCCAAAACACTACTCTGTAGCAAAGGTTCCAGTTTCCGCTACAG TGGAAGAACTCAAAGGCAACTTTTGGAATACGGGAAAAAGGGGAGATTAAAGAGCCTGCCATTCGAAAG AAAACAGTACCCATCTCAATATCATGAACGGCAGTGCAGATCATCACCAGACATTCTCTCTGATGTGTCAAAACAA GTGGAAGATCTGAGACTGACATATGGCAGCAGCTACTACCGAAATGTGAATGGAGTGCACACATCTGAGTCTATGCTAGACAGCAGGAGGAGGAACTCTGCAGTTGAAGTGACCTTTGCAGCCGAGCTGGAGCATTCTAAaccagaagcagaggccacatCGCTCCACCCATCCCAAAGCAGTTCCTCCTTCACTTTCATTTATGCAGATCCTGTCTTTAACACTGACCCTGAGCCCATAGATTTCTTTGAGGAACGGAGTCCTCTAAGTTCCTTTCAAACAAACTCCAAGTTTGTGGATAGTCACACAAGCAAGGCGAGTCCAGCAAGGCAGCTAACGTACACCGATGTGCCCTATATTCCTTGTACTAGTCAGAAGGTTGATATTATGCCTCCCCAAGTCTTTTTCTATGTGGACAAGCCACCCCAGGTACCCAGACGGTCTCTGATCATGGCAGAGGAAAGTATGAGACCAGACGGCTATGTAGATCACAGTGCAATAAAACCAGCTAAAAGGAGCCCAAGGAATATGAGGATAAAAAGCTTACAGCAAGACCTTCAAGAACTCCAAGAAGCTATGGCTAGAACTAGTGGTAGAAGCAATATCAATGTAGAGCCAGAGGAGGAAGATCTACATTTAGATGATGCATTTGCATATAACCTTCAAGAGCAAACTCCTAAACGATCTCAAAGCCAATCAGACATGAAAACTATCCGTTTTCCTTTTGGGTCAGAATTTAGACCTTTAGGACCATGTCCTGCTCTGACTCGTAAAACTGATCTGTTTTCATGTCCATTTGCAGAGCAGGAGTTCCCAACAGTTCTAATGGATCAGAGCTCAGCAGAAAGGTATGTAGCTAGTGAGTCCAGTGATTCAGAATCAGAGATTCTTAAACCAGACTACTACTCTTTGTATGGCAAAGGAACAAAGTCACCCAGGGCCCGAATCCGCTTGTCATCTGGTAGTCTGCAGCTAGAAGAAGAGGATGAAACTATTTCTTTTGCCACACCAGGTGCTGAAGATAGGACTTTGCTAAAGCCATGCAATTATTTCTTAGCTTAA
- the Frmd7 gene encoding FERM domain-containing protein 7 isoform X3 gives MVKFFPVDPGHLREELTRYLFTLQIKKDLALGRLPCSDNCTALMVSHILQSELGDFHEETVRKHLVQTQYLPSQTCLESKIMQFHQQHIGRSPAESDILLLDIARKLDMYGIRPQPASDGEGMQIHLAVAHMGVLVLRGNTKINTFNWAKIRKLSFKRKHFLIKLHANILVLCKDTLEFTMASRDACKAFWKTCVEYHAFFRLSEEPKSKPKTLLCSKGSSFRYSGRTQRQLLEYGKKGRLKSLPFERKQYPSQYHERQCRSSPDILSDVSKQVEDLRLTYGSSYYRNVNGVHTSESMLDSRRRNSAVEVTFAAELEHSKPEAEATSLHPSQSSSSFTFIYADPVFNTDPEPIDFFEERSPLSSFQTNSKFVDSHTSKASPARQLTYTDVPYIPCTSQKVDIMPPQVFFYVDKPPQVPRRSLIMAEESMRPDGYVDHSAIKPAKRSPRNMRIKSLQQDLQELQEAMARTSGRSNINVEPEEEDLHLDDAFAYNLQEQTPKRSQSQSDMKTIRFPFGSEFRPLGPCPALTRKTDLFSCPFAEQEFPTVLMDQSSAERYVASESSDSESEILKPDYYSLYGKGTKSPRARIRLSSGSLQLEEEDETISFATPGAEDRTLLKPCNYFLA, from the exons atggtGAAATTTTTCCCAGTGGACCCCGGACATCTTCGGGAAGAACTCACAAG GTATCTTTTTACTCTTCAAATAAAGAAGGATTTGGCTCTGGGAAGGCTTCCATGCAGTGACAACTGCACAGCTTTAATGGTGTCGCACATCTTACAAT CAGAATTAGGAGACTTCCATGAAGAAACAGTTAGGAAACATCTGGTGCAAACACAGTACTTACCAAGCCAAACCTGTTTAGAGAGCAAGATCATGCAATTTCATCAGCAGCACAT AGGTCGGAGCCCAGCTGAATCAGACATTCTGCTACTGGACATAGCAAGGAAGCTGGATATGTATGGCATCAGACCGCAGCCCGCCAGTGATGGTGAAGGGATGCAGATTCACCTGGCTGTTGCTCACATGGGAGTACTGGTGTTACGG GGAAACACAAAGATTAACACTTTCAACTGGGCTAAGATTCGCAAGTTGAGTTTTAAGAGGAAGCATTTTCTCATCAAACTTCATGCTAATATTTTG GTGTTGTGCAAAGACACTTTGGAGTTCACCATGGCTAGCCGAGATGCGTGCAAGGCTTTCTGGAAGACTTGTGTGGAGTACCATGCTTTTTTCAGGCTCTCTGAGGAGCCCAAATCAAAGCCCAAAACACTACTCTGTAGCAAAGGTTCCAGTTTCCGCTACAG TGGAAGAACTCAAAGGCAACTTTTGGAATACGGGAAAAAGGGGAGATTAAAGAGCCTGCCATTCGAAAG AAAACAGTACCCATCTCAATATCATGAACGGCAGTGCAGATCATCACCAGACATTCTCTCTGATGTGTCAAAACAA GTGGAAGATCTGAGACTGACATATGGCAGCAGCTACTACCGAAATGTGAATGGAGTGCACACATCTGAGTCTATGCTAGACAGCAGGAGGAGGAACTCTGCAGTTGAAGTGACCTTTGCAGCCGAGCTGGAGCATTCTAAaccagaagcagaggccacatCGCTCCACCCATCCCAAAGCAGTTCCTCCTTCACTTTCATTTATGCAGATCCTGTCTTTAACACTGACCCTGAGCCCATAGATTTCTTTGAGGAACGGAGTCCTCTAAGTTCCTTTCAAACAAACTCCAAGTTTGTGGATAGTCACACAAGCAAGGCGAGTCCAGCAAGGCAGCTAACGTACACCGATGTGCCCTATATTCCTTGTACTAGTCAGAAGGTTGATATTATGCCTCCCCAAGTCTTTTTCTATGTGGACAAGCCACCCCAGGTACCCAGACGGTCTCTGATCATGGCAGAGGAAAGTATGAGACCAGACGGCTATGTAGATCACAGTGCAATAAAACCAGCTAAAAGGAGCCCAAGGAATATGAGGATAAAAAGCTTACAGCAAGACCTTCAAGAACTCCAAGAAGCTATGGCTAGAACTAGTGGTAGAAGCAATATCAATGTAGAGCCAGAGGAGGAAGATCTACATTTAGATGATGCATTTGCATATAACCTTCAAGAGCAAACTCCTAAACGATCTCAAAGCCAATCAGACATGAAAACTATCCGTTTTCCTTTTGGGTCAGAATTTAGACCTTTAGGACCATGTCCTGCTCTGACTCGTAAAACTGATCTGTTTTCATGTCCATTTGCAGAGCAGGAGTTCCCAACAGTTCTAATGGATCAGAGCTCAGCAGAAAGGTATGTAGCTAGTGAGTCCAGTGATTCAGAATCAGAGATTCTTAAACCAGACTACTACTCTTTGTATGGCAAAGGAACAAAGTCACCCAGGGCCCGAATCCGCTTGTCATCTGGTAGTCTGCAGCTAGAAGAAGAGGATGAAACTATTTCTTTTGCCACACCAGGTGCTGAAGATAGGACTTTGCTAAAGCCATGCAATTATTTCTTAGCTTAA
- the Frmd7 gene encoding FERM domain-containing protein 7 isoform X2, with protein MLHLKVQFLDDSQKIFVVDQKSSGEALFNLSCGHLNLAEKEYFGLEFCSHSGNNVWLELLKPITKQVKMDPGHLREELTRYLFTLQIKKDLALGRLPCSDNCTALMVSHILQSELGDFHEETVRKHLVQTQYLPSQTCLESKIMQFHQQHIGRSPAESDILLLDIARKLDMYGIRPQPASDGEGMQIHLAVAHMGVLVLRGNTKINTFNWAKIRKLSFKRKHFLIKLHANILVLCKDTLEFTMASRDACKAFWKTCVEYHAFFRLSEEPKSKPKTLLCSKGSSFRYSGRTQRQLLEYGKKGRLKSLPFERKQYPSQYHERQCRSSPDILSDVSKQVEDLRLTYGSSYYRNVNGVHTSESMLDSRRRNSAVEVTFAAELEHSKPEAEATSLHPSQSSSSFTFIYADPVFNTDPEPIDFFEERSPLSSFQTNSKFVDSHTSKASPARQLTYTDVPYIPCTSQKVDIMPPQVFFYVDKPPQVPRRSLIMAEESMRPDGYVDHSAIKPAKRSPRNMRIKSLQQDLQELQEAMARTSGRSNINVEPEEEDLHLDDAFAYNLQEQTPKRSQSQSDMKTIRFPFGSEFRPLGPCPALTRKTDLFSCPFAEQEFPTVLMDQSSAERYVASESSDSESEILKPDYYSLYGKGTKSPRARIRLSSGSLQLEEEDETISFATPGAEDRTLLKPCNYFLA; from the exons CAAAAATCATCTGGAGAGGCACTCTTCAACCTGAGCTGCGGCCATCTCAATCTTGCTGAAAAGGAATATTTTGGATTAGAATTCTGCAGCCATTCTGGAAATAAT GTTTGGTTGGAACTTCTGAAGCCCATAACAAAGCAAGTCAAAA TGGACCCCGGACATCTTCGGGAAGAACTCACAAG GTATCTTTTTACTCTTCAAATAAAGAAGGATTTGGCTCTGGGAAGGCTTCCATGCAGTGACAACTGCACAGCTTTAATGGTGTCGCACATCTTACAAT CAGAATTAGGAGACTTCCATGAAGAAACAGTTAGGAAACATCTGGTGCAAACACAGTACTTACCAAGCCAAACCTGTTTAGAGAGCAAGATCATGCAATTTCATCAGCAGCACAT AGGTCGGAGCCCAGCTGAATCAGACATTCTGCTACTGGACATAGCAAGGAAGCTGGATATGTATGGCATCAGACCGCAGCCCGCCAGTGATGGTGAAGGGATGCAGATTCACCTGGCTGTTGCTCACATGGGAGTACTGGTGTTACGG GGAAACACAAAGATTAACACTTTCAACTGGGCTAAGATTCGCAAGTTGAGTTTTAAGAGGAAGCATTTTCTCATCAAACTTCATGCTAATATTTTG GTGTTGTGCAAAGACACTTTGGAGTTCACCATGGCTAGCCGAGATGCGTGCAAGGCTTTCTGGAAGACTTGTGTGGAGTACCATGCTTTTTTCAGGCTCTCTGAGGAGCCCAAATCAAAGCCCAAAACACTACTCTGTAGCAAAGGTTCCAGTTTCCGCTACAG TGGAAGAACTCAAAGGCAACTTTTGGAATACGGGAAAAAGGGGAGATTAAAGAGCCTGCCATTCGAAAG AAAACAGTACCCATCTCAATATCATGAACGGCAGTGCAGATCATCACCAGACATTCTCTCTGATGTGTCAAAACAA GTGGAAGATCTGAGACTGACATATGGCAGCAGCTACTACCGAAATGTGAATGGAGTGCACACATCTGAGTCTATGCTAGACAGCAGGAGGAGGAACTCTGCAGTTGAAGTGACCTTTGCAGCCGAGCTGGAGCATTCTAAaccagaagcagaggccacatCGCTCCACCCATCCCAAAGCAGTTCCTCCTTCACTTTCATTTATGCAGATCCTGTCTTTAACACTGACCCTGAGCCCATAGATTTCTTTGAGGAACGGAGTCCTCTAAGTTCCTTTCAAACAAACTCCAAGTTTGTGGATAGTCACACAAGCAAGGCGAGTCCAGCAAGGCAGCTAACGTACACCGATGTGCCCTATATTCCTTGTACTAGTCAGAAGGTTGATATTATGCCTCCCCAAGTCTTTTTCTATGTGGACAAGCCACCCCAGGTACCCAGACGGTCTCTGATCATGGCAGAGGAAAGTATGAGACCAGACGGCTATGTAGATCACAGTGCAATAAAACCAGCTAAAAGGAGCCCAAGGAATATGAGGATAAAAAGCTTACAGCAAGACCTTCAAGAACTCCAAGAAGCTATGGCTAGAACTAGTGGTAGAAGCAATATCAATGTAGAGCCAGAGGAGGAAGATCTACATTTAGATGATGCATTTGCATATAACCTTCAAGAGCAAACTCCTAAACGATCTCAAAGCCAATCAGACATGAAAACTATCCGTTTTCCTTTTGGGTCAGAATTTAGACCTTTAGGACCATGTCCTGCTCTGACTCGTAAAACTGATCTGTTTTCATGTCCATTTGCAGAGCAGGAGTTCCCAACAGTTCTAATGGATCAGAGCTCAGCAGAAAGGTATGTAGCTAGTGAGTCCAGTGATTCAGAATCAGAGATTCTTAAACCAGACTACTACTCTTTGTATGGCAAAGGAACAAAGTCACCCAGGGCCCGAATCCGCTTGTCATCTGGTAGTCTGCAGCTAGAAGAAGAGGATGAAACTATTTCTTTTGCCACACCAGGTGCTGAAGATAGGACTTTGCTAAAGCCATGCAATTATTTCTTAGCTTAA